One window from the genome of Streptomyces sp. NBC_00708 encodes:
- a CDS encoding nuclear transport factor 2 family protein — MTEPAVGVAAAIEGELRLLDPLVRSSAELLDQVLHPDYREVDTTGRHWDRATIIATLLSDLAPRPGQLTASRMSGVHLADELVHVTFDTEARGRRAHRSSLWRLTAAGWLLYYHQATPFDAAPEG; from the coding sequence ATGACCGAGCCGGCTGTGGGCGTGGCCGCGGCCATCGAGGGCGAGCTACGGCTCCTGGACCCCCTCGTCCGGTCCTCCGCCGAACTCCTCGACCAGGTGCTCCACCCCGACTACCGCGAGGTGGACACCACCGGCCGCCACTGGGACCGGGCCACGATCATCGCCACGCTCCTCTCGGACCTGGCCCCGCGGCCCGGCCAGCTCACCGCCTCCCGGATGAGCGGCGTCCACCTCGCCGACGAACTCGTGCACGTCACCTTCGACACCGAGGCCAGGGGCAGGCGGGCGCACCGCAGTTCGCTCTGGCGGCTCACCGCGGCGGGCTGGCTGCTCTACTACCACCAGGCCACGCCCTTCGATGCCGCGCCCGAG